In one window of Streptomyces roseofulvus DNA:
- a CDS encoding RNA polymerase-binding protein RbpA, producing MASGNAIRGSRVGAGPMGEAERGESAPRLRISFWCSNGHETQPSFASDAQVPDTWDCPRCGFPAGQDRDNPPDPPRTEPYKTHLAYVRERRSDADGEAILAEALAKLRGEI from the coding sequence GTGGCAAGTGGCAACGCGATCCGGGGAAGCCGGGTCGGAGCGGGGCCGATGGGGGAGGCCGAGCGAGGCGAGTCGGCGCCGCGCCTCCGCATCTCCTTCTGGTGCTCGAACGGGCACGAGACCCAGCCGAGTTTCGCGAGCGACGCGCAGGTCCCGGACACCTGGGACTGCCCCCGCTGCGGGTTCCCGGCCGGCCAGGACCGGGACAACCCGCCGGACCCCCCGCGCACCGAGCCGTACAAGACCCACCTCGCCTACGTGCGCGAGCGGCGCAGCGACGCCGACGGCGAGGCGATCCTCGCCGAGGCGCTCGCCAAGCTCCGGGGCGAGATCTGA
- the tkt gene encoding transketolase, whose translation MSTKPTTTDLQWTELDQRAVDTARILAADAVQKVGNGHPGTAMSLAPAAYTLFQKVMRHDPSDPEWVGRDRFVLSAGHSSLTLYTQLYLGGFGLELDDLKAFRTWGSKTPGHPEYGHTAGVETTTGPLGQGVANAVGMAMAARYERGLFDPEAAPGTSPFDHRVYVIAGDGCLQEGISAEASSLAGHQKLGNLILLWDDNHISIEGDTETAVSEDTMKRYEAYGWHVQRVEPQENGDLDPAGLYAAIRAAEAETERPSFIAMRSIIAWPAPNAQNTEAAHGSALGAEEVAATKRVLGFDPEQSFEVGDDVIRHTRALGERGREARAAWDKQLAEWRTANPERAAEFDRIQANELPAGWEEKLPVFEAGKSVATRAASGKVLQALGEVLPELWGGSADLAGSNNTTIDKASSFLPEGNPLPEANPYGRTIHFGIREHAMAAEMNGIALHGNTRIYGGTFLVFSDYMRNAVRLSALMHLPVTYVWTHDSIGLGEDGPTHQPVEHLAALRAIPGLNVVRPADANETAIAWREIMKRHTREYLKGAPHGLALTRQGVPTYAPNEDAAKGGYVLFDAEGGEPQVVIIATGSEVHLAVEAREQLQADGVPTRVVSMPSVEWFEEQDQAYKDSVLPPAVKARVAVEAGVGLTWHKYVGDAGRIVSLEHFGASADAKVLFREFGFTPEAVASAARESIAAAAR comes from the coding sequence GTGAGCACTAAGCCGACCACCACAGACCTCCAGTGGACCGAATTGGACCAGCGGGCCGTCGACACCGCCCGCATCCTGGCCGCGGACGCCGTACAGAAGGTCGGCAACGGCCATCCGGGTACGGCGATGAGCCTCGCGCCGGCCGCGTACACCCTCTTCCAGAAGGTGATGCGCCACGACCCGTCCGACCCCGAGTGGGTGGGCCGCGACCGGTTCGTGCTGTCCGCGGGCCACTCCTCGCTGACCCTGTACACCCAGCTGTACCTGGGTGGCTTCGGTCTGGAGCTGGACGACCTCAAGGCGTTCCGCACCTGGGGCTCGAAGACCCCGGGCCACCCCGAGTACGGTCACACGGCCGGCGTCGAGACGACCACGGGCCCGCTGGGCCAGGGCGTCGCGAACGCCGTGGGCATGGCGATGGCCGCCCGCTACGAGCGCGGCCTGTTCGACCCCGAGGCCGCCCCGGGCACCTCGCCGTTCGACCACCGCGTCTACGTGATCGCCGGCGACGGCTGCCTCCAGGAGGGCATCTCCGCCGAGGCGTCCTCGCTCGCGGGCCACCAGAAGCTGGGCAACCTGATCCTGCTGTGGGACGACAACCACATCTCGATCGAGGGCGACACCGAGACCGCCGTGTCCGAGGACACGATGAAGCGGTACGAGGCGTACGGCTGGCACGTGCAGCGCGTCGAGCCGCAGGAGAACGGCGACCTGGACCCGGCCGGCCTGTACGCGGCGATCCGCGCGGCCGAGGCCGAGACCGAGCGTCCGTCGTTCATCGCGATGCGCTCGATCATCGCCTGGCCGGCGCCGAACGCGCAGAACACCGAGGCCGCGCACGGCTCGGCGCTCGGCGCCGAGGAGGTCGCGGCCACCAAGCGCGTGCTGGGCTTCGACCCGGAGCAGAGCTTCGAGGTCGGCGACGACGTCATCCGCCACACCCGCGCGCTCGGCGAGCGCGGCCGCGAGGCCCGCGCCGCCTGGGACAAGCAGCTCGCCGAGTGGCGGACGGCCAACCCGGAGCGGGCCGCCGAGTTCGACCGGATCCAGGCGAACGAGCTGCCGGCCGGCTGGGAGGAGAAGCTCCCGGTCTTCGAGGCGGGCAAGAGCGTCGCCACCCGTGCCGCCTCGGGCAAGGTCCTCCAGGCGCTGGGCGAGGTCCTCCCCGAGCTGTGGGGCGGCTCCGCCGACCTCGCGGGCTCGAACAACACGACGATCGACAAGGCGTCGTCCTTCCTCCCCGAGGGCAACCCGCTGCCGGAGGCGAACCCGTACGGCCGCACGATCCACTTCGGCATCCGCGAGCACGCCATGGCCGCGGAGATGAACGGCATCGCGCTGCACGGCAACACCCGCATCTACGGCGGCACCTTCCTGGTCTTCTCGGACTACATGCGCAACGCGGTGCGCCTGTCGGCCCTGATGCACCTGCCGGTGACCTACGTGTGGACGCACGACTCGATCGGTCTCGGCGAGGACGGCCCGACCCACCAGCCGGTGGAGCACCTGGCCGCGCTGCGCGCGATCCCGGGTCTGAACGTGGTCCGCCCGGCCGACGCCAACGAGACGGCGATCGCCTGGCGCGAGATCATGAAGCGGCACACCCGCGAGTACCTGAAGGGCGCCCCGCACGGTCTGGCGCTGACCCGTCAGGGCGTGCCGACGTACGCGCCGAACGAGGACGCGGCCAAGGGCGGCTACGTGCTCTTCGACGCCGAAGGCGGCGAGCCGCAGGTCGTGATCATCGCGACCGGTTCCGAGGTGCACCTGGCCGTCGAGGCCCGTGAGCAGCTCCAGGCCGACGGCGTCCCGACCCGGGTGGTCTCGATGCCGTCCGTCGAGTGGTTCGAGGAGCAGGACCAGGCGTACAAGGACTCGGTCCTGCCGCCGGCCGTCAAGGCGCGCGTCGCCGTCGAGGCCGGTGTCGGCCTGACCTGGCACAAGTACGTCGGCGACGCCGGCCGGATCGTCTCCCTGGAGCACTTCGGTGCCTCGGCCGACGCCAAGGTCCTCTTCCGTGAGTTCGGTTTCACGCCGGAGGCCGTCGCCTCCGCCGCCCGGGAATCGATCGCAGCCGCCGCGCGCTGA
- a CDS encoding PH domain-containing protein, producing MTPAGEGEWRGLDRRTLLVTAAVLCGVAAGAGVPVAAGLAGSRPLWQAVGWVLAGAALLVGGGTAADYVRWRRTRYRIGPDRVDLHTGLLLLKRRSLARDRIRSVDLTANPLQRVLGLVKVRIGTGESTGGGESTLALELVTRAEGERLRRALLARPAAPEADPAHDGTLAVLDPRWIRYAPVSFVAPALGGAAAGAVMQVSEWFGAQAEVIDWIGDRFASVSLPWMIVDLVVLATLAGAVGALGLWVEMWWNHRLEREPGGTLRVRRGLLTARSVSLEERRLRGVELVEPLGVRLLGAARVDAVATGLTEDDDEKHTDLKALLPAVPRAVADRVAAEVLRAPVPPTAVPLTAHPRAARTRRLRWALLAVLLPAAVLALLGALLTPVLLYVAAGWTVVLAPPAVLLARDAYRSLGHALGGAYLVTRSGAVRRSTVALQRSGIIGWTVKQSFFQRRAGILTLTATTAAGEGAYDVLDTGETEGLAFAAEAVPGLLTPFLEPARTTEARSTEG from the coding sequence GTGACCCCCGCCGGCGAGGGGGAGTGGCGGGGCCTCGACCGGCGCACCCTCCTCGTCACCGCCGCCGTCCTCTGCGGGGTCGCGGCCGGTGCGGGGGTCCCGGTCGCTGCCGGGCTCGCCGGCTCCCGGCCGCTCTGGCAGGCCGTCGGCTGGGTCCTCGCCGGCGCCGCCCTGCTGGTCGGCGGCGGCACCGCCGCCGACTACGTGCGCTGGCGCCGCACCCGCTACCGGATCGGCCCCGACCGGGTCGACCTGCACACCGGGCTGCTCCTGCTCAAGCGCCGCTCGCTGGCCCGCGACCGGATCCGCAGCGTCGACCTCACCGCCAACCCGCTCCAGCGCGTCCTCGGCCTCGTCAAGGTCCGCATCGGCACCGGCGAGTCCACCGGCGGCGGCGAGTCCACCCTCGCACTCGAACTCGTCACCCGCGCCGAGGGCGAACGGCTCCGCCGCGCCCTCCTCGCCCGCCCGGCCGCCCCCGAGGCCGACCCGGCCCACGACGGCACGCTCGCCGTCCTCGACCCCCGCTGGATCCGCTACGCGCCCGTCTCCTTCGTCGCCCCGGCCCTCGGCGGGGCCGCCGCCGGGGCGGTGATGCAGGTCAGCGAGTGGTTCGGCGCCCAGGCCGAGGTCATCGACTGGATAGGGGACCGCTTCGCCTCCGTCTCGCTGCCCTGGATGATCGTCGACCTGGTCGTCCTCGCCACCCTCGCCGGCGCCGTCGGCGCCCTCGGCCTCTGGGTCGAGATGTGGTGGAACCACCGGCTGGAGCGCGAACCGGGCGGCACCCTCCGGGTCCGCCGCGGCCTCCTCACCGCCCGCTCGGTCTCCCTGGAGGAGCGCCGGCTGCGCGGGGTGGAGCTCGTCGAACCGCTCGGCGTACGGCTCCTCGGCGCCGCCCGGGTCGACGCCGTCGCCACCGGCCTCACCGAGGACGACGACGAGAAGCACACCGACCTCAAGGCGCTGCTGCCCGCCGTGCCCCGGGCCGTCGCCGACCGGGTCGCCGCCGAGGTGCTGCGCGCGCCCGTGCCGCCCACCGCCGTCCCGCTCACCGCCCACCCCCGCGCCGCCCGGACCCGGCGGCTGCGGTGGGCCCTGCTCGCCGTCCTGCTCCCCGCCGCCGTCCTCGCCCTCCTCGGGGCGCTCCTCACGCCGGTGCTGCTGTACGTGGCGGCGGGCTGGACCGTCGTGCTCGCGCCGCCCGCCGTGCTGCTCGCCCGGGACGCGTACCGCTCGCTCGGACACGCCCTGGGCGGCGCCTATCTGGTCACCCGGTCCGGCGCGGTACGGCGGAGCACGGTCGCCCTCCAGCGCTCCGGGATCATCGGCTGGACGGTCAAGCAGTCCTTCTTCCAGCGGCGCGCCGGGATCCTCACCCTCACCGCCACCACGGCCGCCGGAGAGGGCGCCTACGACGTCCTGGACACCGGCGAGACCGAGGGCCTGGCCTTCGCCGCCGAGGCCGTACCGGGGCTGCTCACGCCGTTCCTGGAGCCCGCGCGGACGACGGAGGCCCGGTCCACCGAGGGGTGA
- the tal gene encoding transaldolase, translating into MTDALKRLSDEGVAIWLDDLSRQRITSGNLAELIDQSHVVGVTTNPSIFQKAISEGHGYDQQLADLAARKVTVDEAIRMITTADVRDAADILRPVFDATDGQDGRVSIEVDPRLAHDTVATIAEAKQLAWLVDRPNTLIKIPATKAGLPAITEVIGLGISVNVTLIFSLERYRAVMDAYLAGLEKARERGLDLSKIHSVASFFVSRVDTEIDKRLDGIGTDEATALKGKSALANARLAYEAYEEVFSDSSERWAALDKAQANKQRPLWASTGVKDPAYKDTLYVVDLVAPGTVNTMPEATLEATADHGEVAGDTVRGTYDSSREVLEAVAKLGISYDDVVQLLEDEGVEKFEAAWNDLLGSTEAELKRLAPSEG; encoded by the coding sequence ATGACAGACGCTCTCAAGCGCCTCTCCGACGAAGGCGTCGCGATCTGGCTGGACGACCTCTCGCGTCAGCGGATCACGTCCGGCAACCTGGCCGAGCTCATCGACCAGTCCCACGTGGTCGGCGTGACGACCAACCCGTCGATCTTCCAGAAGGCGATCTCCGAGGGGCACGGCTACGACCAGCAGCTGGCCGACCTCGCCGCCCGCAAGGTCACCGTGGACGAGGCCATCCGCATGATCACGACGGCGGACGTCCGCGACGCCGCCGACATCCTGCGCCCGGTCTTCGACGCGACCGACGGCCAGGACGGCCGGGTCTCCATCGAGGTCGACCCGCGGCTCGCCCACGACACGGTCGCCACGATCGCCGAGGCGAAGCAGCTGGCCTGGCTGGTGGACCGCCCGAACACCCTGATCAAGATCCCCGCGACGAAGGCCGGCCTGCCGGCGATCACCGAGGTCATCGGCCTCGGCATCAGCGTCAACGTGACCCTGATCTTCTCGCTGGAGCGCTACCGCGCGGTCATGGACGCCTACCTGGCGGGTCTGGAGAAGGCCCGCGAGCGCGGCCTCGACCTGTCGAAGATCCACTCGGTGGCGTCCTTCTTCGTGTCCCGCGTGGACACCGAGATCGACAAGCGCCTGGACGGCATCGGCACCGACGAGGCCACGGCGCTCAAGGGCAAGTCGGCCCTGGCCAACGCGCGCCTCGCCTACGAGGCGTACGAGGAGGTCTTCTCGGACTCCTCGGAGCGCTGGGCGGCCCTGGACAAGGCGCAGGCCAACAAGCAGCGTCCGCTGTGGGCCTCGACCGGCGTCAAGGACCCGGCGTACAAGGACACGCTGTACGTGGTGGACCTGGTCGCCCCGGGCACCGTCAACACCATGCCGGAGGCGACCCTGGAGGCCACCGCCGACCACGGCGAGGTCGCCGGCGACACCGTGCGCGGCACGTACGACTCCTCCCGCGAGGTCCTGGAGGCCGTCGCCAAGCTGGGCATCAGCTACGACGACGTGGTCCAGCTCCTGGAGGACGAGGGCGTCGAGAAGTTCGAGGCGGCCTGGAACGACCTGCTCGGCTCGACCGAGGCGGAGCTCAAGCGCCTCGCCCCTTCGGAGGGCTGA
- the zwf gene encoding glucose-6-phosphate dehydrogenase, with product MSTVDGANPLRDAADRRLPRIAGPSGLVIFGVTGDLSRKKLMPAVYDLANRGLLPPGFSLIGFARREWQDEDFAQEVHDAVKQHARTPFREEVWQQLIQGMRFVQGDFDSDEAFEQLKDTIEELDKAQGTGGNFAFYLSVPPKFFPLVVQQLKKHGLADQKNGSWRRAVIEKPFGHDLASAKELNEVVHEVFPPEAVFRIDHYLGKETVQNILALRFANTLFEPTWNRSYVDHVQITMAEDIGIGGRAGYYDGIGAARDVIQNHLLQLLALTAMEEPASFDADALAAEKTKVLGAVRLPKDLAKSTVRGQYAAGWQGGAKAVGYLQEEGIDPQSTTDTYAAIKLEIDNRRWAGVPFYLRTGKRLGRRVTEIAVVFQRAPHSPFDHTSTEELGRNAIVIRVQPDEGVTVRFGSKVPGTQMEIRDVSMDFAYGESFTESSPEAYERLILDVLLGDSNLFPRVEEVELSWKILDPIERFWDTHGKPAQYESGTWGPVEADEMLARDGRSWRRP from the coding sequence GTGAGCACCGTCGACGGAGCCAACCCGCTCCGTGACGCCGCAGACCGACGGCTCCCGCGCATCGCGGGGCCGTCGGGCCTGGTCATCTTCGGCGTCACGGGCGATTTGTCCCGTAAGAAGCTGATGCCCGCCGTCTACGACCTGGCCAACCGCGGCCTGCTGCCGCCGGGCTTCTCGCTCATCGGCTTCGCCCGCCGGGAGTGGCAGGACGAGGACTTCGCCCAGGAGGTCCACGACGCGGTCAAGCAGCACGCCCGCACGCCCTTCCGCGAGGAGGTCTGGCAGCAGCTCATCCAGGGCATGCGGTTCGTCCAGGGCGACTTCGACAGCGACGAGGCGTTCGAGCAGCTCAAGGACACCATCGAGGAGCTGGACAAGGCGCAGGGCACCGGGGGCAACTTCGCCTTCTACCTGTCCGTGCCGCCGAAGTTCTTCCCGCTCGTCGTCCAGCAGCTGAAGAAGCACGGCCTGGCCGACCAGAAGAACGGCTCCTGGCGCCGCGCCGTCATCGAGAAGCCCTTCGGCCACGACCTCGCCTCCGCCAAGGAGCTCAACGAGGTCGTCCACGAGGTCTTCCCGCCCGAGGCGGTCTTCCGCATCGACCACTACCTCGGCAAGGAGACCGTCCAGAACATCCTGGCGCTCCGCTTCGCCAACACGCTCTTCGAGCCGACCTGGAACCGGTCGTACGTCGACCACGTGCAGATCACCATGGCCGAGGACATCGGCATCGGCGGCCGCGCGGGCTACTACGACGGCATCGGCGCCGCCCGTGACGTCATCCAGAACCACCTGCTCCAGCTGCTCGCGCTGACCGCGATGGAGGAGCCCGCCTCCTTCGACGCCGACGCGCTCGCCGCGGAGAAGACCAAGGTCCTGGGCGCCGTCCGGCTCCCGAAGGACCTGGCGAAGTCCACCGTCCGCGGTCAGTACGCGGCCGGCTGGCAGGGCGGCGCGAAGGCCGTCGGCTACCTCCAGGAAGAGGGCATCGACCCCCAGTCGACGACCGACACCTACGCGGCGATCAAGCTGGAGATCGACAACCGCCGCTGGGCGGGCGTCCCCTTCTACCTGCGGACCGGCAAGCGGCTCGGCCGCCGGGTCACCGAGATCGCGGTGGTCTTCCAGCGCGCCCCGCACTCCCCCTTCGACCACACGTCGACGGAGGAGCTGGGCCGCAACGCCATCGTCATCCGGGTCCAGCCGGACGAGGGCGTCACCGTCCGCTTCGGCTCCAAGGTGCCCGGCACCCAGATGGAGATCCGGGACGTGTCGATGGACTTCGCCTACGGCGAGTCCTTCACCGAGTCCAGCCCCGAGGCGTACGAGCGGCTCATCCTGGACGTCCTGCTCGGCGACTCCAACCTCTTCCCGCGCGTGGAGGAGGTCGAGCTGTCCTGGAAGATCCTCGACCCGATCGAGCGGTTCTGGGACACGCACGGCAAGCCCGCCCAGTACGAGTCCGGCACCTGGGGACCGGTCGAGGCGGACGAGATGCTCGCACGAGACGGCAGGAGCTGGCGCCGGCCATGA
- the opcA gene encoding glucose-6-phosphate dehydrogenase assembly protein OpcA yields the protein MKTDLTDTTSSKINKALVLGRRAIGTPAVGMVLTLVIVTDEENAYDALKAANEASREHPSRTLVVIKRVSRSPRDRANTRLDAEVRLGADAGSGETVVLRLYGEVVDQAQSVVLPLLLPDAPVVVWWPVNAPTDPANDPLGALAQRRVTDTYAAEQPIEELTARADTYTPGDTDLSWTRITPWRSMLAAALDQVHCKVTSADVEGEEFNPSVELLAMWLAERLKVPVRRSRSGGPGLTSVRLETDAGPIVLDRPDGSLATLSIQGQPDRAVALKRRETSELIAEELRRLDPDDTYAAALKYGLERLDEEAAITAPAPEEPADVTAPAAAAETEPADEPARKAPAKKAPAKKAAAK from the coding sequence ATGAAGACCGACCTGACGGACACCACGTCCTCCAAGATCAACAAGGCGCTGGTGCTCGGGCGGCGGGCGATCGGCACCCCGGCCGTCGGCATGGTGCTCACCCTCGTCATCGTCACCGACGAGGAGAACGCCTACGACGCGCTGAAGGCGGCCAACGAGGCGTCGCGCGAGCACCCCTCGCGGACCCTCGTGGTGATCAAGCGGGTCTCGCGCTCGCCGCGGGACCGCGCCAACACCCGGCTCGACGCCGAGGTCCGCCTCGGCGCCGACGCCGGCTCCGGGGAGACGGTCGTCCTCCGGCTGTACGGCGAGGTCGTCGACCAGGCGCAGTCGGTGGTGCTGCCGCTGCTCCTCCCGGACGCCCCCGTCGTCGTCTGGTGGCCGGTGAACGCGCCGACCGACCCGGCGAACGACCCGCTGGGCGCCCTCGCCCAGCGCCGGGTGACCGACACGTACGCCGCCGAGCAGCCCATCGAGGAGCTGACCGCGCGCGCGGACACCTACACCCCCGGCGACACGGACCTGTCGTGGACCCGGATCACCCCGTGGCGCTCGATGCTGGCCGCCGCGCTCGACCAGGTCCACTGCAAGGTGACCTCGGCCGACGTGGAGGGCGAGGAGTTCAACCCGAGCGTCGAACTGCTCGCGATGTGGCTGGCCGAGCGGCTGAAGGTGCCGGTGCGGCGCTCCCGCTCGGGCGGGCCCGGCCTCACCTCCGTACGCCTGGAGACCGACGCCGGACCGATCGTCCTCGACCGGCCCGACGGCTCGCTCGCCACGCTCTCCATACAGGGCCAGCCGGACCGTGCCGTGGCGCTCAAGCGGCGCGAGACGTCCGAGCTGATCGCGGAGGAGCTGCGCCGGCTCGACCCGGACGACACCTACGCGGCGGCGCTCAAGTACGGCCTGGAGCGACTCGACGAGGAGGCGGCGATCACCGCCCCCGCGCCCGAGGAGCCCGCCGACGTCACGGCGCCCGCCGCCGCGGCCGAGACCGAACCGGCCGACGAGCCGGCGAGGAAGGCTCCCGCCAAGAAGGCCCCGGCCAAGAAGGCGGCGGCCAAGTGA
- the pgi gene encoding glucose-6-phosphate isomerase, with amino-acid sequence MSEMTTEGRIRLNRLPEWAALGKHREQLGATHLRELFAADPERGTGYTLRVGDLHLDYSKQLVTDETLELLRELAAATGVAELRDAMFRGEKINTTEDRAVLHTALRAPRDAVIEVDGENVVPKVHAVLDKMAGFADTVRSGAWTGHTGRPIKNIVNIGIGGSDLGPAMAYEVLRAYTRRDLTFRFVSNVDGADLHEAVRDLDPAETLFIVASKTFTTIETVTNATSARDWLLTGLGAGQEAVAKHFVALSTNAEKVQDFGIDTANMFEFWDWVGGRYSYDSAIGLSLMIAIGPDHFREMLDGFHLVDEHFRTAPAEENAPLLLGLLGVWYGGFFDAQSHAVLPYSHYLSKFTAYLQQLDMESNGKSVDRQGEPVDWQTGPVVWGTPGTNGQHAYYQLIHQGTKVIPADFIGFARPVADLLPGLVAQHDLLMANFFAQTQALAFGKTPEEVRAEGVPEELVPHKTFQGNHPTTTILADALTPSVLGQLVALYEHKVFVQGAIWNIDSFDQWGVELGKVLAKKIEPVLTGDASAEGLDSSTAALVSAYRALRGRS; translated from the coding sequence ATGTCCGAAATGACCACTGAAGGACGCATCAGGCTCAACCGGCTGCCCGAGTGGGCGGCCCTCGGCAAGCACCGGGAGCAGCTGGGCGCCACCCATCTGCGCGAGCTGTTCGCGGCCGACCCGGAGCGCGGCACCGGCTACACCCTGCGGGTCGGTGACCTCCACCTGGACTACTCCAAGCAGCTCGTCACCGACGAGACCCTGGAGCTGCTGCGCGAGCTGGCCGCCGCCACCGGCGTGGCGGAGCTGCGCGACGCCATGTTCCGCGGCGAGAAGATCAACACCACCGAGGACCGGGCCGTCCTCCACACCGCGCTGCGCGCCCCCCGCGACGCCGTGATCGAGGTGGACGGAGAGAACGTCGTCCCCAAGGTGCACGCCGTCCTCGACAAGATGGCCGGCTTCGCCGACACGGTGCGCTCCGGCGCCTGGACCGGCCACACCGGCAGGCCGATCAAGAACATCGTCAACATCGGCATCGGCGGCTCCGACCTCGGCCCCGCCATGGCCTACGAGGTCCTGCGCGCCTACACCCGGCGCGATCTGACGTTCCGTTTCGTCTCCAACGTCGACGGCGCCGACCTCCACGAGGCCGTCCGCGACCTCGACCCGGCCGAGACGCTCTTCATCGTCGCCTCGAAGACCTTCACCACCATCGAGACCGTCACCAACGCGACCTCCGCCCGCGACTGGCTCCTCACCGGTCTCGGGGCCGGCCAGGAGGCCGTCGCCAAGCACTTCGTGGCGCTCTCCACCAACGCCGAGAAGGTCCAGGACTTCGGCATCGACACGGCCAACATGTTCGAGTTCTGGGACTGGGTCGGCGGCCGCTACTCCTACGACTCCGCCATCGGCCTCTCCCTGATGATCGCCATCGGGCCGGACCACTTCCGCGAGATGCTCGACGGCTTCCACCTCGTCGACGAGCACTTCCGCACCGCCCCCGCGGAGGAGAACGCGCCGCTGCTGCTCGGCCTCCTCGGCGTCTGGTACGGCGGCTTCTTCGACGCCCAGTCGCACGCCGTCCTGCCGTACTCGCACTACCTGTCCAAGTTCACCGCCTACCTTCAGCAGCTCGACATGGAGTCCAACGGCAAGTCCGTGGACCGCCAGGGCGAGCCCGTCGACTGGCAGACCGGCCCGGTCGTCTGGGGCACCCCCGGCACCAACGGGCAGCACGCCTACTACCAGTTGATCCACCAGGGCACCAAGGTCATCCCCGCCGACTTCATCGGGTTCGCGCGGCCCGTCGCCGACCTGCTGCCCGGGCTCGTCGCCCAGCACGACCTGCTGATGGCGAACTTCTTCGCCCAGACCCAGGCCCTCGCCTTCGGCAAGACGCCGGAGGAGGTGCGCGCCGAAGGCGTGCCCGAGGAGCTCGTCCCGCACAAGACCTTCCAGGGCAACCACCCCACCACCACCATCCTCGCCGACGCCCTCACCCCCTCGGTCCTCGGCCAGCTGGTGGCGCTCTACGAGCACAAGGTCTTCGTCCAGGGCGCGATCTGGAACATCGACTCCTTCGACCAGTGGGGCGTCGAGCTCGGCAAGGTCCTCGCCAAGAAGATCGAGCCCGTCCTCACCGGCGACGCGAGCGCCGAGGGCCTCGACAGCTCCACCGCGGCCCTCGTCTCCGCCTACCGTGCGCTGCGCGGCCGGAGCTGA
- a CDS encoding PH domain-containing protein produces MAGEEAVRLRPPRNAVDRRALGWWRARCLLSAAVPVAVLAVLGLLIEPARGWLLTAAAVLGATGLAATAFLPVWWYRVHRWEVTDEAVYVRTGALWQEWRIAPMSRIQTVDTVRGPLEQLFGLATVTVTTASSKGALRAEGLDHELAAELAERLTALTRATPGDAT; encoded by the coding sequence ATGGCGGGGGAGGAGGCGGTACGGCTCCGGCCGCCCAGGAACGCCGTGGACCGCAGGGCCCTCGGCTGGTGGCGCGCCCGCTGCCTCCTCTCCGCCGCCGTCCCGGTCGCCGTCCTGGCCGTGCTCGGTCTGCTGATCGAGCCGGCCAGGGGCTGGCTGCTCACCGCGGCGGCCGTCCTCGGGGCGACCGGACTGGCCGCCACCGCGTTCCTCCCCGTCTGGTGGTACCGGGTGCACCGCTGGGAGGTCACCGACGAGGCCGTGTACGTGCGCACGGGCGCCCTGTGGCAGGAGTGGCGGATCGCCCCGATGTCGCGGATCCAGACCGTGGACACCGTACGCGGTCCGCTGGAGCAGCTCTTCGGGCTCGCCACCGTCACCGTGACCACCGCCTCCTCCAAGGGCGCCCTGCGCGCCGAGGGGCTCGACCACGAGCTCGCCGCGGAGCTCGCCGAACGGCTCACCGCGCTCACCCGGGCGACCCCCGGGGACGCCACGTGA
- the pgl gene encoding 6-phosphogluconolactonase: MSAPRLVVHRDKELMAEAAAARLITRIVDAQSARGTASVVLTGGRNGNGLLAALGTAPARDAIDWSRLDLWWGDERFLPEGDPERNVTQAREALLDRVPLDPARVHAMPASDGPHGDDADAAAAAYAAELAAAAGPGDEGRVPSFDVLMLGVGPDTHVASLFPGLPAVRETGRTVVGVRQAPKPPPTRISLTLPAIGAAREVWLLAAGEDKAEAAAFALSGPDPVEAPAAGARGREHTLWLMDAAAASKLPAGLHPPVSA, translated from the coding sequence GTGAGCGCCCCCCGGCTGGTGGTCCACCGGGACAAGGAGCTGATGGCCGAGGCCGCTGCGGCCCGGCTGATCACCCGGATCGTGGACGCCCAGTCCGCCCGCGGCACGGCCTCGGTCGTGCTGACCGGCGGCCGCAACGGCAACGGGCTGCTCGCCGCGCTCGGCACCGCGCCGGCCCGGGACGCGATCGACTGGTCGCGGCTCGACCTGTGGTGGGGCGACGAGCGGTTCCTGCCCGAGGGCGACCCCGAGCGGAACGTCACCCAGGCCCGCGAGGCGCTGCTCGACCGGGTCCCGCTGGACCCGGCCCGGGTGCACGCCATGCCGGCCTCGGACGGCCCGCACGGGGACGACGCCGACGCCGCCGCGGCGGCCTACGCGGCCGAGCTGGCCGCCGCGGCCGGCCCCGGCGACGAGGGGCGCGTGCCGTCCTTCGACGTGCTGATGCTGGGCGTCGGCCCGGACACCCACGTGGCCTCGCTCTTCCCCGGGCTGCCTGCGGTCCGGGAGACCGGACGGACGGTCGTCGGGGTGCGGCAGGCGCCGAAGCCGCCGCCGACCCGGATCTCCCTGACCCTCCCGGCGATCGGGGCGGCGCGGGAGGTCTGGCTGCTGGCGGCCGGCGAGGACAAGGCGGAGGCCGCGGCCTTCGCGCTGTCCGGCCCGGACCCCGTCGAGGCACCGGCGGCCGGCGCCCGCGGCCGCGAGCACACGCTGTGGCTGATGGACGCGGCGGCGGCCTCGAAGCTGCCCGCCGGTCTGCACCCGCCGGTCTCCGCCTGA